In Aegilops tauschii subsp. strangulata cultivar AL8/78 chromosome 3, Aet v6.0, whole genome shotgun sequence, one genomic interval encodes:
- the LOC109766780 gene encoding metallothionein-like protein 2C, whose translation MSCCGGSCGCGSACKCGNGCGGCNMYPEVEAAGATLLVSATATHKASSGGMEMAAENGGCGCTQCKCGTSCGCSCCSC comes from the exons ATGTCTTGCTGCGGAGGAAGCTGCGGCTGCGGCAGCGCCTGCAAGTGCGGCAATGGCTGCGGCGGCTGCAACATGTACCCGGAGGTCGAGGCCGCCGGCGCCACCCTCCTCGTCTCCGCCACTGCCACCCACAAGGC GAGCTCCGGCGGGATGGAGATGGCGGCGGAGAACGGCGGCTGCGGCTGCACCCAGTGCAAGTGCGGCACCAGCTGCGGCTGCTCCTGCTGCAGCTGCTAG
- the LOC109766781 gene encoding metallothionein-like protein 2C — translation MSCCGGSCGCGSACKCGNGCGGCNMYPEAEAAGATLLVSATATHKASSSGMEMAAENGGCGCTQCKCGTSCGCSCCSC, via the exons ATGTCTTGCTGCGGAGGAAGCTGCGGCTGCGGCAGCGCCTGCAAGTGCGGCAACGGCTGCGGCGGCTGCAACATGTACCCGGAGGCTGAGGCCGCCGGCGCCACCCTCCTCGTCTCTGCCACCGCCACCCACAAGGC GAGCTCCAGCGGGATGGAGATGGCGGCGGAGAACGGCGGCTGCGGCTGCACCCAGTGCAAGTGCGGCACCAGCTGCGGCTGCTCCTGCTGCAGCTGCTAG